In Euphorbia lathyris chromosome 2, ddEupLath1.1, whole genome shotgun sequence, the sequence AACTCAGTACCTCTGGTGGGTTACTTAATCTTGAAACAAATGTAGTTATGAAAGGTTTTCAGCGTTTGTAGCCTTTCTAATTTCTCATTTTCCTTGTTTATCAGCTTCCTAAGGTCATGGAATTGGTTGGACTTGGATACACTGGATGGTTCGTATACAGATACCTCCTCTTCAAGGTGAGAAAGATGCATATTGCAACTGCTTTAGCCTTTAGTTTAGCCTCTGATGCAAGTGTTTGGTGTCAAATTAGCAGGCATTTTAACTAATCTTGAAGCGGTTACGAGTTTTTAATCAGTTCATTATGCATTGACAACTTCATATTAAATCTCTCAAAATGCCAAATACCATTTTATAATAACAAAGGTCGATTCCTACACGTAATTTTAAGTTTCTATAAATATACCTAAATAGTTTTATTGTAAACTATTTATTGGTATCTAAGATTTTGCTAGTCAATCTATGAATCTAGAACCCAACAATCAGATAcacttaattataaaaaaaaatctgctTTTTATGTCATAGATCATTGCTTTCAGTAGAAATGAGATTAAAAATCTGTTGTTAGTCTATTGCTAACAAATAAAGTATGTACTTGGTGATCAGTCAAGCAGAAAAGAACTAGCCACAGATATTGAAGCACTGAAGAAGAAGATTGCCGGAACCACTGAATAAATTCTCAACATTGAGCAATTAAGTTGTCATCTTTAAATTTCAGTATGCTCCAAGACACGATTGGGTATCTTCTTGTAATTTATATTAGGTCCTTTTCTTTCTAATATATTTTCCCAGTCCATCATTGTATTAATAAATACGGATAAGTAAAATTCATGTGTATGCACAGACAAATCTTGCTCataccattattattttttacttcCTTTTCTTACAAGCACAGAAACCATGGATTGTATTCTGTATATTCATTCAAACTTCCAGATAAAAACTAAATAACAGCAACAACACAAGGGTTAAAAATTACTAAATTCATGAAATCTAGCTCATACCATTACTGGTTTTCCAACCATGTGTATAAAACTTCTGTGTATTCAAGAGCAACAGCTAGAAATTAAActatccaatactagaaaattAAAGAAGCAAAAGATAATGATACTATTCAGAGTTATTAGATCTTATCGATATCTTCGTCCTCGAATTCGATATAATCCTCAGCATCGGCATCAACGTCGTCATCGGCTACAACAAGACCTTCGTTCAACCTAATGTTATCAGGAAGTTCATTATAAGCCTTCAAGAGCCTGGCCTCATCAGGCATGTATTTGAGAATGACGTCAGCTTTATCATCCTGATAATCCCTAAGTCCGAGGAGGATGATATCACCGGTGTTGATCCAAACTTTCTTGTGCATCTTACCACGGATGTGACAGAGGCGCTTGGTGCCGTCAATGCAGGAGGCTTCACAGCGGCCGTTTCCAAGCATACGGAGAACCTGAGCGTATTCCTGACCGTCTTCTTTGAATATGAGCTCTCGCTTCTCGTCGTCGGCCTCGTTCTTCCCTCTCTTACGATTCTTACCTCCCTTTCCCTTGTTCTTCGGCATCTCTCAAACCCTAACTTTTGATTTTATATATCTGGACTGGACTTGATCGCTCTTGCTTTGCTTGATTGTGTTTCTTCGATAAGTTTCTccatttatttgtttatttatataACGGCGTTTAAGTTTTATTCAATTTGGATTTGGATTACGGTGAGGCGGTGAAGGGGTTTGTAATTGTGTGACACGGAAAATAAAAGTGCATATACAGTTTTACCCTTCTATTTCTTTCCTACTCAGGAAATTGGCCGACGTCGACGTGCCAGCCACACAACAacctttctctttttccttttgttAATGTTTCTATTCCTAGCGGAAAAACTAACGACTGTTTGGTGTTTTTActtagttttttatttaaaagctaGAGTTTTAAGTGTCTGGTTTATAACATCGTAACGGAGGAAAAAAGCTATTATAATCttagggcttgattggatgTGGGTTTAGAGGGGTTAGTAAgggaagggttagtaagggttgaTAGAAACCTTTGCTTGGGAGGGGGAAGAGTTAGTAAGGATTGATAGAAACTCTTGCTTGGAAGGGGGAAGGGTTAGTAAGGATTTTTACAAACTTATATTTGgaacacaaaaaaaattagaagagtAAGGTAATGGAGGGGTTTTGaaaggtttttttttaagaaattccATTTAATTTTCAACCCACCAATTCGGTGGGTTttgaagggttagaaattaccctTCCTCCCCCTTTTTACCTTTCTCTACCCTTCTCTATCTTTCCCTACCCTTCCTTTATTTACCCTTCCCTACTCTTCCTTTATTTACCCTTCCATactcttcatccaatcaagtcCTTAAGCTTGTAATGCGGAATGCGCAAATATAATGGGAAAAGAGTGAGAGAGAGTTTTAAATCATTGCAGGAGAGTGCGTATGTAATGGGGGAAGAGTGGGAGAGAGGATCTAAGCAACAGTTACTGGACCAGCGGTGAATAGAACATTAACCTAAGAAACATTATAGAACTGACCAATACATTTAATCAATTAACATcacttatatatttattaattgtttaatattaataatttctTACTTGGtggtataattttcttttaacttTTCTAGGTATTACTTCAAAAATATAATAGAAATTCTTGCAATTATGGATCTTTTACGGTTTCAGTAATAACACAATTTTATTACGCTTTTTTTTCAATTCACATGtcagtagtgttcacatggTACATAATTGGTTTTTTggttttaatgtttaaaaaattattagttATGATATTGTAAACACAAAATTTGCCTATAATAATGTTAGTACCTGAAATTATATAATTTCGTCCACGAGTAGGTCCGTAAATTTCATATCATAATTCAATCAACTATTTCTTTTtcaagaaaaagttaaaaaaaatgtggtttcatataTTTGTAAATAGGAAAATGtagcatttttctttttttcttttttacaaaaaatggctatgaattttacaaaattagtaaacaaattaatttgattagtaattttaattttttaatgatgTGATATATTAATTTAGATGAGATGATATATTCGCTTGTTGATTTTGTTTACATGacataatgaaatatatatatatatatattttatatgaaCGTTAAATGTTGATTTGATGATGTGGTATATTGAGTTGATGATGGTATTAGttaaatttcttttctttttttctaacttttgcaaaaaagaattaataataataataataaggcaTAATGCTCCCCCAACCcttttaacttgtccaaattaatcattttatccCCAACTCATTGAATGTTCTATTTAtctcattaactccataaaaatggtatttctcacccctttaacttgtccaaattgatcattttacaCCCTCTAAATCATTGAACATCTTATTTACcttcttaactccataaaagtggtatttctcaccccttatgaTCCTACGTGGCAGTAACTTTTTTGTGTGGCATGAAGTGCTTGGATGTGGAAAATTGGACACTAACGGTAACAAAAAAAAGATTATAAGTGTCTCATCCCCGTCCACATCCCCATCCCGATCCCCGAATGGCCTCAATAGGGATCCCCGACTAAATACCCAAATAAAAAGGACGGCCCGATgtattacgcgtccccgctaagcgagggtcagGGGAGAGGTCCCACCACAATGGTGTATAAGGGACAAGTCTTCTCCTGCCAATTTTTTTGACAAGAGACCGCTTCTACCACTCGAACCTatgacctctcggtcacacgacaacgaCATTTACCctaatattacaaaaaaaaaactaaaaaatatatattactccctccattcccttatataagtcattctagcaaattagttttttccccaaatataagtcattctaagATTCCAAGaacttttaatttagttttttggtccaaatattaaattttttgtatggatacatgtgttttttaatattccaatgcttatttcccaatagtgacatgagagacattttttttagttaacaaatatatttcttaatttgtgtgaaataagggaatggagggagtattcgTTTATTTTGaacttgtttttattttacgCTTTGACTTTTTGTTTGTAATTGTTTAGTTATTTTTCTATATCTAGCAATTTATGACTTTATATGTCCATAGAATAGTAGTTTATGActttaaaaagtatatatatactaCGAATTGATGTTTTACaagaaaaaagtaaaaagttTAAAAACTTAAACGGGGATAGGGATTCCCCACGGAGTGGGGATGGTAGCCAAATTTTCCCGATTTGTAATTTGGAGATGGGAACAGAGATTCCCCGATAGACCAGTGGTCAGGGATGGTTAATGCAATCCCCAACCTGGCTTGCCCAGCCCCATTTACAGCCCTTGGAATTAGGAAGGAAATAGGAATTAGGGATTTGGATGTTAGATTTTAAggatttttataaaaaaatttgatacCGTTAGTGCCCAATTTTCCATATCCACGCGCTTCATGTCTTTGTTGCACACACACACAAAGTTACTGCCACATAGGATCATAATAGGTGATGAATACCATTTTTTATGGAATTAAAgaggtaaatagaacatttaaTGAGTTTAGGCAACAACTAGCAAACACTCAATTGGGCAACAAATATTTTATAGCTACTTCAAATAAcctttattaaatatataaaccATAATATAATTTGAAACTCTCGCAGAAACTAGCAAACACTCAATTGGGCAACAAATATTTTATAGCTACTTCAAATaacttttattaaatatataaaccATAAACTCCAATCAACATCAAAATACGTGTTCAGGTGTCAATAGTAATTAGCAACATTATGCGCGAAGAAACAATAAACTAGCACGGAGATTACATTAACCATCTTCGATCAGTGATCTATTGGGAATTCTCTGTCCCCGTCTCCGAATTACAAATGGAAAAAATTTAGCTACCATCCCTACAGGCAATCCCCATCCCCACCCCgttcaagtttttaattttttactttttacttttaaaaCATCAATTTGTatagtatataatttttttaaaatcataaacTACCATTACAGAgatatataaaatcataaactaCTAGGTATAGAAAAATTAACTAAACAATTACaaacaaagattcaaagcataaaataaaaatatatccaaaataaattaataataaatatttttttagtttttttttctatattcaGGTATTTAGTCGGGAATACCCATTAGAGACATTCGGAAACGGGGATGGAACACTTATAACCATCCCCGCCCCGTCCCCAACTGCCAAGACAATATACAAAGCATCCCCGCCCATGGATCAATTTTGAACTCTACCAATCATTTCATTTGGCCTAAATATCAAATTAATCCTGTACCGAAGGAAGCTGATAGTTTGATgttataaattctaaaatattattattggaGGCATTGATTCTGTCTTACCATATGCAGATCATAATAACTGCATTTTCAAGATGGAACAAAAGGATTTAGAAAGTCATTGCAGGGTGCAAAACAACTTCAACCCAGTTACAAATTTCACCAAATTAGAGAAATTTCGCGATAATATAACAATGGGCAAAAGCACAACTTTAAATAAATCAAGGCTTTCTGGTCTTCGATTTGTGCCATTTTAACATAAACTGGTCAGAACAGAATACCTTCTTCCCCCTCCCCTCCCCCAAGGGTCCAACCACATTTACATTGCCCCCATGTGTCATCCCGGAAATGAGTCAAATTCCTATTTTCAACCAAAAACTCTACGTTGCCATCGCATCACATTTCATGCCAGTTCAAGTACAGGAGGAGAACAATCACTGCCTAATAGTCAGCTCAGCTCTAAGATGTAGGACACCATTTATGAAGTAGAGACTATCTTCTGCCATGAAGGAAGTCCATGGTATCGCAAATAAGTTTCGGTAACCAACTGCCTTTCCCCCGGTGAATGTGTAGTTCCCCTTGTATTTACTTACGAATTCCTCCGTAGGCTTTGATCTGGCTGCAAATTCATAATCCACAGCAAAGCTCACATTCCCCTTCTCCTGCATCCCCAAAAACAACCCAAAACAATGGAAAGAACTTTGCTGGTCCATGTTGCAATGCGCTGACAAGAAGAATCCTTGTCCTCCCAGGTGGAATGCCTGAGAATACACTCGTCCAGATGGAAACAAGTTCGTACATTCTTCCCGCTTCAAGTCCAAGTATACCACACACTGCTGCCTTGGCAACTCGAATTCTACCACCTTAACTGGCCGATACTTGTATGCTCGCTCCACAAAACGACGATTCAATGATGCAGTCTCCTCTGCTGCAAGGGATCTTTGCCTGTGTGGAGCCTCAGCCTTGAAAAAGAGGGCCTCGAGAACAAGCTTGGATGCAACTTCGTGATCAAAGTCATGACATGTTAAAACCTTCTTCAGCTTCCTGCAAGTCATGTATGGGAAGCGAATGAAACGTGCTAGGCGCCCACCTAGGACTTCTTTGCGATCCTCCAGTTTGGGGTATTGAACTCTAGCCCACTTCAACACAAAGTCATATACAGCATCTTCTGAAGCAACCTGCAGGTCGTCACTGGAGAAAATTGCCTCAACTCCAGCCAGGGGCAAGGACATTACCTCTTCTTGAAACCTTGTCAATTTCAAAACAACAATTAATATTAGTTTGAACTGCTCTCATTTGGCTATTTCAACACGTGAAGAAAATTAGATAAGCATACAGATGAAACCACCTATAGTTTCTGTACAAAAAGTAAATTGCATTATCTTGCAAGTACAGCATGAAGAATGTGTTAGTGAAAACTGCAAAATAATACATGATGCTTACTTGCTCATGTCCCTATAACGAGATGCAAGGTATTGCTTTGCAGCATCAGTCAATGGTTGGACCGCGTCTCCCATTAATACGCTAGAAGGAAGCTCTAGATAAAGCAAAGCAGATTCTGGTGTCATAGGCATATTACGCAACTGCCGGCTGCAA encodes:
- the LOC136217601 gene encoding BTB/POZ domain-containing protein POB1-like; translation: MKGSNTDLFDPSTEMDPLYSRGRSSCSDGDFGFAFNDSNFSDRVLRIEIMDDLPDNRSDGEGCTSIADWARHRKRRREDIKKDNVAEVSLGAEEQILSCNQSDMDDCVGCENQDEEGEAMIEELPSGDEAADGSESPWSMDCSTVVRVKTLHISSPILAAKSPFFYKLFSNGMRESEQRHVTLRINASEEAALMELLNFMYSNSLSTNTAPGLLDVLMAADKFEVASCMRYCSRQLRNMPMTPESALLYLELPSSVLMGDAVQPLTDAAKQYLASRYRDMSKFQEEVMSLPLAGVEAIFSSDDLQVASEDAVYDFVLKWARVQYPKLEDRKEVLGGRLARFIRFPYMTCRKLKKVLTCHDFDHEVASKLVLEALFFKAEAPHRQRSLAAEETASLNRRFVERAYKYRPVKVVEFELPRQQCVVYLDLKREECTNLFPSGRVYSQAFHLGGQGFFLSAHCNMDQQSSFHCFGLFLGMQEKGNVSFAVDYEFAARSKPTEEFVSKYKGNYTFTGGKAVGYRNLFAIPWTSFMAEDSLYFINGVLHLRAELTIRQ
- the LOC136217600 gene encoding eukaryotic translation initiation factor 1A-like gives rise to the protein MPKNKGKGGKNRKRGKNEADDEKRELIFKEDGQEYAQVLRMLGNGRCEASCIDGTKRLCHIRGKMHKKVWINTGDIILLGLRDYQDDKADVILKYMPDEARLLKAYNELPDNIRLNEGLVVADDDVDADAEDYIEFEDEDIDKI